Sequence from the Candidatus Deferrimicrobium borealis genome:
GGAAGACGTTTGTGGTCGAAACTGGAGAGAAGGGGAAGAGCGGGGGAGACAAGGATACACTCACCTTCAAGGACGGGAGTTTTCGTTCCGCGGGTTGTGATCAGTACGGATTTGGCGATGGTGCCTATACGTCGAGCGTGATGGGAGACTCGATCCAGTTCGAGGCAATCACCACAAGCCCGACGAAAGGGAAAATGACCTGGAGGGGGACTGTGACGGGCGACAAGATCGAGGTGGCTTATGTCTGGGTCGACGCTTCCCACTGGTACAAGCCCAATCCGAAGCCCCTGGAAAAATGGGCGAAGGGAGAATTGAAAAAATAATTCGACTCGACTGCGATTGCATCAGCGTGGCGGGGAAACCCGTGGGGGTTCGAGTCCCCCCTTCGGCACCAGTCGAAACCAATGGGGCGCTCAGCGAACAGTTGGGCGCCATTTTGTTTCGAATGTCGTTGCAGATTTTGAGGGGGGAAGGCCGCGCGGACTGCAAACCCCGCGCAAACAACTCGCTTTTTGGGGCCGAAACGGGGGTTTAATTAAGACGCTGTTGACGCGGGATTTCCTTTATAGTACGATGACTTTCCTCTCGGACGCGCCCTTAGCTCAGCTGGATAGAGCACTGGACTTCAGATCCCTCGGGGCGCGCCAAGGTTTTTCTTCCCCTTAAGCGACTTCTCTGCGGGACGTGATGCCGATCGGGTCAGGCTTCCGGCAAGATGACGACCTTGCCCTTGACCTGCCGGTTGATCATCCGCTTCATAGCGGCGGCGGCTTCGCTCAGCGGCACCCGCTCGCTGATGACGGGTTTCACCTTTCCGGCGGCCAACCATTCCACAAGTTGCTTCACGTTGCGCAGGTGTCCCTCGGGGTCGTGATTGACCGACTCGGCCAAATAGGTCCCGACGATGGAGCGCTCTTTGAGGAGAGCGAGGTTGATGGGAATCTTCGGAATGTCGCCGGCAGCGAACCCAACCACCAGCAGGCGCCCGCCCCAGGCCGTGGCGCGCAGTGCGGTCTCGGTGTAGGAGCCACCTACCGGATCGAAGACAATGTCCACGCCTCTCCGGCCGGTAAGCTCGTTGATGCGGTCGCGCAGGTTTTCGGAGACGTAGTTGATGGTCTCATCCGCGCCCAGTTGTTTGCACAGAGCCAGTTTGTCCTCGCTGGATGCGGCGGCGATGACAAGGGCGCCCATGGCCTTGCCGATCTCGATGGCGGCCAAGCCTACGCCGCCGGCGGCGCCCAGCACCAGCAGGATTTCGCCGGCCTTGAGATGGCCGCGGTCCCGGAGGGCGTGTAGAGAGGTTTCATAAGTGTAGAGGAACGCGGCCCCCGTGTCGAAGTCCATGCCCTCGGGAAGCGGTATCAGTTGGCCGGCATCGACCGCGCATTCCTCGGCGAAGCCACCCCAGCCGGCGATGGCGATGACTCTATCCCCCGGCTTGAAACCCTGCACATCGGCACCAGCCTCGACAATCACGCCCGCCATTTCGGTGCCGGGCGAGAAAGGGAGCGGCGGTTTCACCTGGTAGAGGCCCTGTGCCATCAAAGCATCGGGAAAGTTGAGCGAGCTGGCCTTGACATCGAGCAGGACCTGTCCGGGGCCGGGGCGCGGTTTCGGGATTTCCTGAATCGTCAGCTTCTCAAGAGGACCGAAGGCGGTGCACAGCAGGGCTTTCATGTTTTCCTCTCCTTTCGAAGGGCCTCGTCATCGTCGTGCCCCTCTCCGGAATCGAAATGCCGCTATTGTTGATCTCAATGATAAAGTAACGGGAGGTTGGGCGCACTCTCACTGAAGTAGTTCGGGCACTACACGCAGATACGACATCCGGGGAAGGATTTCAAAGAGAAATGTATCCGTCTCGAGTGAGGCAGTGCAGCCAACAAACCTACTCAGGAGGACATCATGAAGCGACTCAGTCTACTCACACTGACCACTATGGCACTGCTGTTTCTGGGAGTTGCGTTGCCTTCGGGCAGCGCGGGCGGCCAGGAAAAAACGCTGAAAGAGCAACTTGTCGGAACCTGGACGCTTGTCTCGGCTGA
This genomic interval carries:
- a CDS encoding NADPH:quinone oxidoreductase family protein, with the translated sequence MKALLCTAFGPLEKLTIQEIPKPRPGPGQVLLDVKASSLNFPDALMAQGLYQVKPPLPFSPGTEMAGVIVEAGADVQGFKPGDRVIAIAGWGGFAEECAVDAGQLIPLPEGMDFDTGAAFLYTYETSLHALRDRGHLKAGEILLVLGAAGGVGLAAIEIGKAMGALVIAAASSEDKLALCKQLGADETINYVSENLRDRINELTGRRGVDIVFDPVGGSYTETALRATAWGGRLLVVGFAAGDIPKIPINLALLKERSIVGTYLAESVNHDPEGHLRNVKQLVEWLAAGKVKPVISERVPLSEAAAAMKRMINRQVKGKVVILPEA